The Corynebacterium tuberculostearicum genome window below encodes:
- a CDS encoding PTS fructose transporter subunit IIABC → MASDLITTDLVALDADFGDSVDSVITNLATLVHDTGRATDIAGLAQPTIDREAKAGTGVPGGVAIPHCRSEAVTEPTLAFARLSRGVDFSGPDGDAQLVFLIAAPAGGGKAHLKILSKLARALVRKDFLESLRNAPTKEEIVRLVLDVVNAEKPKKKPVEDPAAQGAAAGTAATGAGAAGSSAAAPSAATPASAEPLADVTRIVAITACPTGIAHTYMAADALTQTAAERDDVSLTVETQGSSNNESVSQSTIDAADAVIFATDVGVRDRERFAGKPVIESGVKRAINEPGTMLDEAVAAAHNPHTHKVSGTATRADAEEEGQSLGWGKRIQQAIMTGVSYMVPFVAAGGLLLALGFLFGGADMANGWQALSTDFSLGNLPGHDVTIDGELMHFERSGLLLYLGAVLFAIGQAAMGFIVAALSGYIAFALAGRPGIAPGFAGGAIAVILGAGFIGGLVTGLLAGFIAMWIGNWKVPRWLGSLMPVVIIPLLTSLIVGLAMYLLLGAPLAAIMEGLQNWLSSMSGSSAVLLGIILGLMMCFDLGGPVNKAAYLFATAGLSTGDESSMQIMAAVMASGMVAPIALSLATFIRKSLFTPAEQENGKSAWLLGLSFVSEGAIPFAAADPFRVIPSMMAGGAVTGAISMALSVGSRAPHGGVFVFFAIDPFWGYLVAIAAGVVVSTAAVLAMKQFWPNKAAEEAAQNVAA, encoded by the coding sequence ATGGCTTCCGACCTCATCACTACCGACCTAGTCGCGCTCGACGCTGACTTCGGCGACAGCGTTGACTCCGTCATCACTAACCTGGCCACGCTAGTCCATGACACCGGCCGAGCCACCGACATCGCCGGTTTGGCACAGCCCACCATCGACCGCGAGGCCAAGGCCGGTACCGGCGTCCCTGGCGGAGTCGCCATTCCGCACTGCCGCTCCGAGGCCGTGACCGAACCTACCCTCGCATTCGCCCGCCTGAGCCGCGGCGTGGATTTCTCCGGCCCCGACGGCGACGCTCAGCTCGTCTTCCTCATCGCGGCCCCGGCCGGCGGCGGCAAAGCCCACTTGAAGATTTTGTCCAAGTTGGCCCGCGCTCTAGTGCGCAAGGACTTCCTCGAGTCCCTGCGCAACGCCCCCACCAAGGAGGAAATCGTTCGGCTTGTGCTGGACGTTGTCAATGCCGAAAAGCCGAAGAAGAAGCCAGTCGAAGACCCAGCCGCCCAGGGCGCTGCTGCCGGCACTGCCGCAACCGGTGCCGGTGCCGCCGGCTCCTCCGCCGCCGCGCCCTCGGCCGCAACCCCTGCCAGCGCAGAGCCTTTGGCCGATGTCACCCGCATCGTGGCCATCACCGCCTGCCCCACCGGCATCGCCCACACCTACATGGCGGCCGACGCCCTCACCCAAACCGCGGCCGAGCGCGATGACGTATCTCTGACCGTTGAGACGCAGGGCTCGTCTAATAATGAGTCTGTCTCCCAATCCACGATCGACGCGGCCGATGCGGTCATCTTCGCCACGGACGTCGGCGTGCGCGACCGCGAACGCTTCGCCGGCAAGCCGGTAATCGAATCCGGCGTCAAACGCGCCATCAATGAGCCCGGCACCATGCTCGACGAGGCCGTCGCTGCCGCTCACAACCCGCACACCCACAAGGTCTCTGGCACCGCTACCCGCGCCGACGCGGAAGAAGAAGGTCAGTCTCTCGGTTGGGGCAAGCGCATCCAACAGGCAATTATGACCGGCGTGTCCTATATGGTCCCGTTCGTCGCGGCCGGCGGCCTGCTGCTCGCCCTGGGCTTCCTTTTCGGCGGCGCCGATATGGCCAACGGCTGGCAGGCACTATCGACGGACTTTTCGCTCGGCAACCTCCCCGGCCACGACGTGACCATTGACGGCGAACTCATGCACTTCGAGCGCTCCGGCCTGCTGCTCTACCTTGGCGCAGTTCTCTTCGCTATAGGCCAAGCAGCAATGGGCTTCATCGTCGCCGCGCTGTCGGGCTACATCGCCTTTGCGCTGGCCGGTCGTCCGGGCATTGCTCCGGGCTTCGCTGGCGGCGCCATCGCCGTTATCTTGGGCGCTGGATTCATCGGCGGCCTGGTTACTGGCCTGCTGGCAGGCTTCATCGCGATGTGGATTGGCAACTGGAAGGTACCGCGTTGGCTAGGCTCGCTCATGCCGGTTGTTATTATCCCGCTGCTGACCTCTCTAATCGTCGGCCTCGCAATGTACCTGCTGCTGGGTGCACCGTTGGCAGCCATCATGGAGGGCCTGCAAAATTGGCTATCGTCCATGTCCGGTTCTTCGGCTGTATTGCTGGGCATCATTCTCGGCCTGATGATGTGCTTCGACCTGGGCGGCCCAGTCAATAAGGCGGCCTACCTCTTCGCCACGGCCGGACTGTCTACCGGTGACGAATCCTCCATGCAGATCATGGCCGCCGTCATGGCGTCCGGCATGGTCGCACCAATTGCGCTGTCGCTGGCTACGTTTATCCGCAAGTCGCTGTTTACCCCGGCCGAGCAGGAGAACGGCAAGTCTGCCTGGCTGCTGGGTCTGTCCTTCGTCTCGGAGGGCGCCATCCCGTTTGCGGCGGCCGATCCGTTCCGCGTCATCCCTTCGATGATGGCCGGCGGCGCGGTGACGGGCGCGATTTCGATGGCCCTTTCGGTCGGTTCCCGCGCCCCACACGGCGGCGTGTTCGTCTTCTTCGCCATCGACCCGTTCTGGGGCTACCTCGTGGCCATTGCGGCCGGCGTGGTTGTCTCGACTGCGGCAGTACTGGCGATGAAGCAGTTCTGGCCTAACAAGGCCGCCGAAGAAGCCGCCCAGAACGTGGCAGCATAA
- a CDS encoding HPr family phosphocarrier protein — protein MASKTVKVGSSVGLHARPASIIADAAGEFDEDIFLNLVGDDDEDETDAASSLMIMALGAEQGDEVTVTSENEEAVEKIAALIEKDLDAS, from the coding sequence ATGGCTTCCAAGACTGTAAAGGTTGGCTCCTCTGTAGGCCTGCACGCACGTCCTGCATCTATTATCGCGGACGCTGCCGGCGAGTTCGATGAGGATATCTTCCTCAACCTGGTCGGCGACGATGATGAGGATGAGACCGATGCGGCCTCTTCCCTGATGATCATGGCTCTTGGCGCAGAACAGGGCGATGAGGTTACCGTCACCTCCGAAAACGAAGAAGCAGTGGAAAAGATTGCTGCTCTTATCGAGAAGGACCTGGACGCTTCCTAA
- a CDS encoding HNH endonuclease signature motif containing protein: MTALDAYLNAVNAGMDIVAAVQGLSDRELIARGASDIAARDLLRLCDTYFGRCGFAAKQRAARQTRHSLDVLLLIEKYALRLPTQRDAWTLRTELCAFRGSATALEKRARALVRELRPRRTPEKGVRITRRSGGPWSLTITGDSADVADMHAALDANKPLESAKELFFGKADATRATVTTQVVLTLDELDRIVDGGGEEITLQLTNGARITGAELVARTLSDHGYVTLVHPHEGPVNLYRTSRVANDKQRLMAAAVNPVCPWESCNYPADKCQIHHLKAWKHGGETNAANLATCCPYHNGVNDDDPNAPPRRGRLARVRGQVRWVPPWG, encoded by the coding sequence ATGACCGCATTGGACGCATACTTAAACGCAGTGAACGCCGGCATGGACATTGTCGCCGCCGTTCAGGGGCTCAGCGATCGTGAGCTGATCGCGCGGGGCGCCTCCGACATCGCCGCGCGCGACCTGCTGCGTCTATGCGATACCTATTTCGGCCGGTGCGGCTTTGCTGCCAAACAGCGAGCGGCGCGGCAGACTAGGCATTCCCTCGACGTGCTACTGCTGATTGAAAAATACGCCTTGCGCTTGCCGACGCAGCGCGATGCCTGGACACTACGCACCGAACTGTGTGCCTTTCGCGGCAGCGCCACCGCCCTAGAAAAGCGCGCCCGCGCCTTGGTACGCGAACTGCGACCGCGCCGTACGCCCGAAAAGGGAGTGCGCATCACCCGCCGCTCCGGCGGCCCTTGGTCACTGACCATTACCGGGGATTCGGCCGATGTGGCGGATATGCACGCTGCATTGGATGCCAATAAGCCCCTGGAATCTGCCAAAGAACTCTTCTTTGGCAAGGCGGATGCGACGCGAGCGACGGTGACGACGCAGGTGGTTCTCACCCTTGATGAACTCGACCGAATAGTCGACGGCGGCGGGGAGGAAATCACCCTCCAACTCACCAATGGCGCTCGAATCACCGGAGCGGAGCTTGTCGCGCGGACACTGAGCGATCACGGCTATGTCACGCTCGTCCATCCCCACGAGGGGCCGGTCAACCTCTACCGGACCTCGCGCGTGGCCAACGACAAGCAGCGGCTCATGGCGGCTGCGGTCAACCCGGTATGCCCGTGGGAGAGCTGTAACTACCCCGCCGACAAGTGCCAGATTCACCACCTCAAAGCCTGGAAGCATGGCGGCGAGACCAACGCTGCGAACCTTGCGACCTGCTGTCCGTATCACAATGGCGTCAATGACGATGACCCCAACGCCCCGCCGCGCCGTGGCCGGCTAGCCCGGGTGCGCGGGCAGGTGAGGTGGGTGCCACCGTGGGGATAG
- a CDS encoding uracil-xanthine permease family protein, which translates to MSLKGWTVHGDGKRIAPGAVVAPEERLSWGRTIGIGMQHVVAMFGATLLVPTLTGFPVNTTLLFSGLGTILFLLITRNRLPSYLGSSFAFIAPLSASQQYGIAAQAGSILVTGLVLAAVGVAVKIAGRRVLDAVMPPAVTGAIVALIGLNLAPNAAENFASQPLVAAVTLLVILLATVAGRGMVSRLSILLGVVVGWVFAALTGNLGDDAVAAIDAAPWVGLPEFHAPSFNVSAIAVALPVLVVLIAENVGHVKAVSEMTKRDLDDLAGDALIADGLASTLAGGFGGSGTTTYAENIGVMAATRVYSTAAYWVAAFTAILLAFVPKFGALIFTIPTGVLGGACIVLYGLIGMLGVRIWMDNKVNFNNPVNLTAAAVALIAGIGNLTLTVGGVSLEGIAWGSVGIIVAYPIMKKLYDSVGEGHGAKY; encoded by the coding sequence GTGAGCTTAAAAGGTTGGACCGTCCACGGAGACGGTAAAAGGATTGCACCGGGCGCGGTCGTGGCGCCGGAAGAACGACTCAGCTGGGGCCGAACCATCGGCATCGGAATGCAGCACGTGGTGGCCATGTTCGGCGCTACGCTTTTGGTTCCCACCTTGACCGGATTCCCCGTCAATACGACGCTGCTCTTTTCCGGCCTTGGCACAATTTTGTTCCTGCTTATTACGCGCAACCGGCTGCCGTCCTACCTCGGCTCCTCGTTCGCGTTCATTGCACCTCTTTCGGCGTCGCAGCAGTATGGCATCGCCGCGCAAGCGGGCTCCATTTTGGTCACCGGCCTCGTCTTGGCCGCGGTGGGTGTGGCAGTCAAAATCGCCGGCCGCCGCGTCCTGGACGCCGTCATGCCGCCGGCCGTGACCGGTGCGATCGTGGCCCTCATCGGGCTCAACCTGGCGCCGAATGCGGCCGAGAACTTCGCCTCCCAGCCGCTCGTGGCCGCCGTGACGCTACTCGTCATCCTGCTGGCCACCGTCGCCGGCCGCGGCATGGTCTCGCGCCTGTCCATCTTGCTCGGCGTGGTCGTCGGCTGGGTCTTCGCTGCGCTGACCGGCAACCTCGGCGATGACGCCGTGGCGGCGATCGATGCCGCCCCGTGGGTGGGCCTGCCGGAATTCCACGCGCCTTCCTTCAACGTCTCCGCCATTGCCGTGGCACTTCCTGTACTGGTAGTTCTCATCGCGGAAAACGTCGGCCACGTCAAGGCCGTCTCCGAGATGACAAAGCGCGATCTCGATGACCTGGCCGGTGACGCTCTGATCGCCGATGGCCTCGCGTCTACCCTTGCCGGCGGCTTTGGCGGCTCCGGTACCACGACCTACGCCGAAAATATCGGCGTGATGGCCGCAACGCGCGTGTATTCCACCGCCGCCTACTGGGTAGCAGCCTTTACCGCCATCCTTTTGGCCTTCGTGCCGAAGTTTGGTGCGCTGATTTTCACCATCCCGACCGGCGTCCTGGGCGGTGCCTGCATCGTGCTGTATGGACTCATCGGCATGCTAGGTGTGCGCATCTGGATGGATAATAAGGTTAATTTCAATAACCCGGTCAACCTGACTGCGGCCGCGGTGGCGCTTATCGCGGGCATCGGCAACCTGACCCTCACCGTGGGCGGGGTCTCCCTCGAGGGCATTGCGTGGGGCTCGGTAGGCATCATCGTGGCCTATCCGATTATGAAGAAGCTCTACGATTCCGTCGGCGAGGGTCACGGCGCCAAGTACTAA
- the hflX gene encoding GTPase HflX yields the protein MTEFSQHNNDDLLARAFRDNDAPAAPEATPTTGDLDLAERNAFRRVTRETTIRAEDTTDGYEVEYRKLRLERVILVGVWTEGTVAEVEATMDELAALTETAGAEVVEMIYQKRDKPDSGTFIGSGKVKELRDIVEATGADTVVCDGELNPGQLTALERALNTKVIDRTMLILDIFAQHAKSKEGKAQVSLAQLEYLYTHTRGWGGNLSRQAGGRAGSNGGVGLRGPGETKIETDRRRIRTEMARLRKELRAMKTAREVKRSKRQRSTIAQIAIAGYTNAGKSSLINAMTGAGVLVEDALFATLDPTTRRATLADGRQVVFTDTVGFVRHLPTQLVEAFKSTLEEVLAADIMLHVVDGSDPFPLKQIEAVNQVIYDIVSETGEQAPPEIIVINKIDQADPLVLAELRHVLDHEDVVYVSARTGEGIDELTARVELFLNSRDSHVKLQVPFTRGDVVARVHAEGTVRHEEYTADGTLVDVRLPAPTARELAEFIVEEVS from the coding sequence ATGACCGAATTTTCCCAGCACAATAACGACGATCTCCTCGCCCGCGCGTTCCGCGATAACGACGCCCCGGCCGCACCAGAGGCGACGCCCACCACCGGTGACCTTGACCTGGCAGAGCGTAACGCCTTCCGTCGCGTTACCCGTGAGACCACCATCCGCGCTGAGGACACCACCGATGGCTACGAGGTGGAGTACCGAAAGCTGCGCCTCGAGCGCGTCATTCTGGTTGGCGTGTGGACCGAAGGGACCGTGGCCGAAGTCGAAGCCACCATGGACGAGCTTGCAGCGCTGACCGAGACCGCCGGCGCCGAAGTAGTAGAGATGATCTACCAAAAGCGCGATAAGCCGGATTCCGGCACCTTCATTGGCTCCGGCAAGGTCAAGGAATTGCGCGATATCGTCGAGGCCACCGGCGCCGATACCGTGGTGTGCGATGGCGAGCTCAACCCCGGCCAGCTCACCGCACTCGAGCGTGCGCTCAACACCAAGGTCATTGACCGCACCATGCTCATCCTTGACATCTTTGCCCAGCATGCGAAATCAAAAGAGGGTAAGGCCCAAGTCTCCTTGGCGCAGTTGGAATACCTGTATACGCATACCCGTGGTTGGGGCGGCAACCTTTCGCGCCAGGCGGGCGGCCGCGCCGGCTCCAACGGCGGCGTGGGCCTGCGTGGTCCCGGTGAGACCAAGATCGAGACGGATCGTCGCCGCATCCGCACGGAGATGGCCCGGTTGCGCAAGGAGCTGCGCGCTATGAAGACCGCCCGTGAGGTCAAGCGTTCCAAGCGCCAGCGCTCAACCATCGCGCAGATAGCTATTGCCGGCTACACCAATGCTGGAAAATCCTCGCTCATCAACGCCATGACCGGCGCCGGCGTGCTGGTGGAAGACGCACTTTTTGCCACGTTGGACCCCACCACTCGCCGTGCCACGCTTGCCGACGGCCGCCAGGTCGTCTTCACCGACACCGTCGGCTTTGTCCGCCACCTGCCCACGCAGCTGGTCGAGGCGTTCAAATCCACCCTGGAAGAGGTGCTGGCCGCCGATATTATGTTGCACGTGGTCGATGGCTCTGACCCCTTCCCGCTCAAGCAGATTGAGGCCGTCAACCAGGTCATTTATGACATTGTGTCCGAAACCGGCGAGCAGGCCCCGCCCGAGATCATCGTGATCAATAAGATCGACCAGGCCGACCCGCTGGTGCTCGCCGAGCTGCGTCACGTACTCGACCACGAGGACGTAGTCTACGTATCCGCGCGCACGGGCGAGGGAATCGACGAACTTACCGCGCGCGTGGAGCTTTTCCTCAACTCCCGCGACAGCCACGTCAAGCTGCAGGTTCCCTTCACCCGCGGCGATGTGGTGGCCCGCGTACATGCCGAGGGCACGGTGCGCCACGAGGAGTACACGGCTGATGGCACGCTTGTCGACGTCCGCCTTCCCGCACCCACCGCCCGCGAACTCGCCGAATTCATCGTGGAGGAAGTTTCCTAA
- the dapF gene encoding diaminopimelate epimerase, whose product MKFAKGHGTENDFVIVEDHAAATPLAPERVAALCGRRAGIGGDGLLRVVRAEALLAAGEVEALAEGIAPTDWFMDYRNADGSVAEMCGNGTRVFAHWLRSRGLVEEDEFTIGTRAGAKRVTVHSCDEHAAEVTVEMGPAEVTGVSTASMAGESYAGLGVDMGNPHLAAVVPGLDAEGLAAKTFEQPVIDEAFFPAGVNVEVVTPLRDGHVHMRVFERGVGETRSCGTGTVAAATAALADAAVDHTTTPHGTVHVHVPGGEVTVDIYEGGSRLTGPSAIVATGETSL is encoded by the coding sequence ATGAAATTTGCCAAGGGTCATGGAACTGAGAACGACTTTGTCATCGTCGAAGACCACGCGGCCGCCACGCCGCTTGCCCCCGAGCGCGTAGCGGCGCTGTGCGGTCGCCGCGCCGGTATTGGCGGCGACGGATTGCTGCGCGTCGTGCGCGCTGAGGCGTTGCTCGCGGCCGGGGAAGTCGAGGCGCTGGCCGAGGGCATCGCGCCCACTGACTGGTTCATGGACTATCGCAACGCCGACGGCTCCGTGGCCGAAATGTGCGGCAACGGCACCCGCGTTTTCGCCCACTGGCTGCGCTCGCGCGGCCTCGTGGAAGAAGACGAGTTCACCATCGGTACCCGCGCCGGCGCCAAGCGCGTGACGGTGCACTCGTGCGATGAGCACGCGGCCGAGGTCACCGTGGAGATGGGACCGGCCGAAGTAACGGGTGTATCCACTGCGTCCATGGCCGGGGAGAGCTACGCCGGTCTAGGCGTTGACATGGGCAACCCCCACCTCGCGGCCGTGGTGCCGGGGCTGGACGCCGAGGGCCTTGCGGCCAAGACTTTCGAGCAGCCAGTCATCGATGAAGCCTTCTTCCCAGCCGGCGTGAATGTTGAGGTCGTGACCCCTCTGCGCGATGGCCACGTGCACATGCGCGTCTTTGAGCGCGGGGTAGGAGAGACCCGCTCTTGCGGCACCGGCACCGTGGCGGCCGCGACCGCCGCGCTTGCCGACGCCGCCGTTGACCACACCACCACCCCTCACGGCACCGTGCACGTACACGTTCCCGGCGGGGAAGTGACGGTGGACATCTACGAGGGTGGCTCGCGCCTGACCGGCCCGTCGGCGATCGTCGCCACCGGCGAGACCTCCCTTTAG